The genomic segment ACAATGTCATTCTTGTCCACACGGGTTCCCACAATCTTCAAACGGATCTCATCATCCTGCTGAATCACAATGTCCTGGAGAGAGGGTAGAACAGTGTACTCAGGCCACCACCCCCAAGCCAATACCCTCCCTCAGGGTAGCTCCTTCTTGCCTCTCTTCTTTCACCGGCCTCTACCTACCCACTCACCTCATCCACTGTCTTGTAACACGGTGGGTTTGAGTTAGGATCAAACTCCATCTCTGATGGGATGGACTGAAAAGAAAGTCAGGCTGGGTCAGCAGTGTAAACAAAAGCTCCAGTAGATAGTCATGAACAGATGTCTCTCCTCCTTaacccccctccaccctccacctAGAGCCTAGACTTACATGTCGAGAGATGAAGCAGGACATGGGTCCAATTTCTGTGAAGAGTCCGACCTAGAAGCGAAATGAGCGGTCTTGCTTCTTATTTTGTTCCCCAAAGTCTCTTAAGGTTCCTGTCTTTATCTAACTCTTAATAATATTCGTGTTTTTAAATCATTCTAAATTGTAGcatctcttttcatttcttttttttaacctgtcaCTTTAAATTAAACAAATATAGTATAGTAATAAAGAACTTAGGCCTGGGTGGGCCTTGTCAGTCCTGGATTTGAACCAGAGCTTTGAACCAGTTAGgtctggttcgaacccctgctggtAACATGCATTTCTAAACAAGCCCCCAGGAAGTTATATGTaacaatcacctggggatcttgttaaaatgtagattctgattcagtatatctggggtggaaatgtacCAAACTGCCACTTGCTGGCCATGTGACTTTGACCAGAACACTTAGCTTCCCTAAGGCTCAGCTTCTATAAaaaagggggcggggggggggataAAAACATCTCCCTCACAGGGTCATGACGAGGCTTTGCACTTTATCAGCCCCCAGTAACTACTCAATCAATGTAAGCCACTATTGTAATAAAGTGTTAATATTGACTCACATGCCCCCAAATGAGGCAGTGTAAGATTGCCATTTCATTTGATgggtgagaaaactgaagcaaaaAGAAGTGAAATGGCTTAGCCAAGGACACAGAGTGTGTAAGTGGAGTCAGGACCCAACTCAGATCTTCTGAGGGACCAGCCCACTGCCTCCCCAATGCTCAATCTCACCTTGTTGACCTGAGTGACCACAGCATCCACGACCTCCCCTTTAAAGGGGCGGAACACAATGGCCTTGTACTTAACAGGGTAAAGGACAAAGCCTCGGCCTGGCTGGATCACACCAGCACCAATATTGTCAATAGTGGTGACAGCAATTACAAAGCCGTACCTGCAAAGAGGATGAGAAAGGGACTGTGTGTGGAAGAGCATCCAAAGCCACCTGCAAACAGGTCATGGAGCCCAGGGAAGGGTGGGGCACAAAGTGGAAGTAGACACCACCCCTGTCCCCAGAGAGATTAAGGACTAGTAGGGAAGACTGGACAGAATCTGTAAGTCTCTTGGATTTCATGATAAATGCCCAAGCAAAATGTAGTCCTTTAGCCAACCGACCTCAAACTTTGGGATGCCTCAGCATCACCTGAGAGGGACTTGTTAAACTCCCAGGTCTGCCCCCAGAGAGTCTTGATTCTGTAGGGCCCAGATTGAGCCTTAGGAACCTGGATGTTCAAGAAGCACCCGAGATTATTCTCATGATGAAGGCCCAAGTACTCCACTGCCCTGGGCTCCATCCCAGCTCATTCACATCACCTTCTAAGAGGCCCCTCTGTGCAGAGCCCAAGGATGGACAAGTTCCAgccctctccttcctcccccaAACTCTCACTCTGCTTTTTCTGGATACtcattcactcagcaaacatCTACTGAGGCC from the Loxodonta africana isolate mLoxAfr1 chromosome 7, mLoxAfr1.hap2, whole genome shotgun sequence genome contains:
- the POLR2G gene encoding DNA-directed RNA polymerase II subunit RPB7, whose amino-acid sequence is MFYHISLEHEILLHPRYFGPNLLNTVKQKLFTEVEGTCTGKYGFVIAVTTIDNIGAGVIQPGRGFVLYPVKYKAIVFRPFKGEVVDAVVTQVNKVGLFTEIGPMSCFISRHSIPSEMEFDPNSNPPCYKTVDEDIVIQQDDEIRLKIVGTRVDKNDIFAIGSLMDDYLGLVS